In Planococcus shixiaomingii, the DNA window GAGTATGATTTTCACTATGCAGCAGATCAAATCCGCCAGTCAGGGGTACCGATGGCCAACGACTTTGCGGAACATATTCTGAATCCTCCTAAAGAAGGGCCTTAAGGATTTAGATTTATTATATATTTAGCATCTATTAATTTTTAATAATAAATCGCTAAGTACTATGGAGGTTGTTTTGTTTGGAGAAATTTGTATTTATTTTTGGTCCGCAAGCGGTCGGAAAAATGACTGTTGGGCAGGAATTAGCATCCATAACGGGATTGAAGCTTTTTCATAACCATATGACGATTGATTTGCTGGAGCCGTTATTTGGATTTAGCCCAGAAATGTGGCACCTTACAACCACCTTTCGCAGGGAAATATTTCGTACCTTCTCTACAAGTGAACAGTACGGAATGATTTTTACTAAAGTGTGGTATTTTGACAAGCAAGAAGATTGGGATGAGATTGAATCTATTTGTGAGATATTTCGAGAACAGGGTGTCGAGATCTATTTCGTGGAATTGGAAGCAGATGTAGAAGAGCGGCTCTTCCGAAACAAAACGCCGCACCGGCTTGAAAACAAACCGACAAAGCGGAACGTCGTGCAATCTGAACAAAATCTGCTTGATAGCGTAGAAAACAGACGGCTGAATTCTTTAGAAGGGGAAATTTCAGTTAAAAATTATTTGCGAATCGACAATACAAATATGGATGCGCTAGAAGCAGCGCTTATTATTAAGAAAGAATTTGTTTTATAGCCGGAACGGCGCTGTTCAAATGGTGACGATATAAAACTATAATTTTTCAAGAAAGTGAAATCCCTTTGATTTTAAAATATTCCAAAATCTCTATTGCTTAATTTTGAAAGCGCTTTTATAATAACTACAAAATCAAATGTGCAAAACCGGAACATTTGTAAAAAATGAGAAAGGAGAAGGGCTTAAGGGCAAGTACATATAGTTTAGTAAGAAAGGGGGAATGAGCTTTGAAGATAGATAAAGAACTGGTGGAAATTGGTCTGGAGGCAAATTCCAAAGAAGATGTGTTAAGGATACTGGGAAACCGCTTAGTGAAGGCGGGCTTTGTGAAGGAAGGCTATATTGAAAGTGTTTTGAGCAGAGAGAAAAATTTCCCTACCGGAT includes these proteins:
- a CDS encoding AAA family ATPase codes for the protein MEKFVFIFGPQAVGKMTVGQELASITGLKLFHNHMTIDLLEPLFGFSPEMWHLTTTFRREIFRTFSTSEQYGMIFTKVWYFDKQEDWDEIESICEIFREQGVEIYFVELEADVEERLFRNKTPHRLENKPTKRNVVQSEQNLLDSVENRRLNSLEGEISVKNYLRIDNTNMDALEAALIIKKEFVL